One Curtobacterium sp. MCLR17_032 genomic window carries:
- a CDS encoding D-isomer specific 2-hydroxyacid dehydrogenase family protein, whose product MSEQQQARGHRAVVTDAGRPLPVGTPESGSVTILPTPTALHEDAVRSAGGTLTALGDDTRGIVWLDAGDPDGLQQALTTAPGVTWVQLPFAGVDAFAHLIAEHGDRVLFTSAKGAYAEPVAEHALALTLATLRVLQKRARTTTWSREPEGMSLYGRHVVIIGAGGIALEYLRLVAPFDVRVTVVRRSSEPVPGAERTVTTDQLDAVLPDADVVVVAAAMTSDTSGLLGAHQFAIMPDHARLVNIARGGLVDTDALVDALRSGAITAAGLDVTDPEPLPDGHPLWDEPGALITPHQADTPEMVAPLLAERVEANVRAFLGGDGTGFVGVVDPAAGY is encoded by the coding sequence ATGAGCGAGCAGCAGCAGGCGCGGGGTCACCGCGCGGTCGTGACCGATGCCGGGCGGCCGCTGCCGGTCGGGACACCGGAGTCCGGGTCGGTGACGATCCTGCCGACGCCGACCGCGTTGCACGAGGACGCCGTCCGGAGCGCCGGCGGCACCCTCACCGCCCTGGGCGACGACACCCGGGGGATCGTGTGGCTCGACGCCGGCGACCCGGACGGCCTCCAGCAGGCCCTGACCACCGCGCCGGGGGTGACCTGGGTGCAACTGCCGTTCGCCGGCGTCGACGCGTTCGCGCACCTGATCGCCGAGCACGGTGACCGCGTGCTGTTCACCTCGGCCAAAGGCGCGTACGCCGAGCCCGTCGCCGAGCATGCACTCGCGCTGACCCTCGCGACGCTCCGGGTGCTGCAGAAGCGTGCCCGGACCACCACCTGGTCGCGGGAGCCCGAGGGCATGTCCCTGTACGGGCGGCACGTGGTGATCATCGGCGCGGGGGGCATCGCGCTGGAGTACCTGCGGCTCGTGGCACCGTTCGACGTGCGGGTGACCGTCGTCCGGCGGTCCTCGGAGCCCGTGCCCGGAGCCGAGCGCACCGTCACGACCGACCAGCTCGACGCGGTCCTGCCCGACGCCGACGTGGTCGTGGTCGCGGCGGCCATGACCTCGGACACGTCCGGGCTGCTCGGAGCGCACCAGTTCGCGATCATGCCGGACCACGCGCGCCTGGTGAACATCGCCCGCGGCGGGCTGGTCGACACCGATGCGCTCGTCGACGCGCTCCGGTCCGGGGCGATCACCGCTGCCGGGCTCGACGTGACCGACCCGGAGCCGCTGCCGGACGGACACCCGCTCTGGGACGAGCCGGGCGCGCTCATCACCCCGCACCAGGCGGACACCCCGGAGATGGTCGCACCGCTGCTGGCCGAGCGGGTCGAGGCCAACGTCCGGGCGTTCCTGGGTGGTGACGGCACCGGGTTCGTGGGGGTCGTCGACCCGGCGGCCGGCTACTGA
- a CDS encoding ATP-binding cassette domain-containing protein, translating to MTGEHGPAVIADDVSIEYRGGPVKHPIRAVDGVSLTLGWGEILAVLGESGSGKSTFAAAVAGQLGTHGEGEGAHRRRIVGGELSVLGQPTRRLRQSSRRYTRLTGQIGYLPQDGADRLRPDLLVGEAIAEPIYARDRRFDRKEAGLIVARLVDAVHLPLGVLRLNTWELSSGQRQRVALARALVLEPQLLVADEPARGVDVLVRQSVLEALAGLQRHRQFAAIVVSSDLREARALADRVAIMSAGRLVGLGTFDEVLDNPLDPYVRTLAATASRPVKRKPATAGRGGVRQA from the coding sequence ATGACCGGAGAGCACGGTCCGGCCGTCATCGCGGACGACGTCAGCATCGAGTACCGGGGCGGGCCGGTGAAGCACCCGATCCGCGCGGTGGACGGCGTGAGCCTGACGCTCGGGTGGGGCGAGATCCTCGCCGTGCTCGGCGAGTCCGGTTCGGGGAAGTCGACCTTCGCCGCCGCGGTCGCCGGCCAGCTCGGCACGCACGGCGAGGGGGAGGGCGCGCACCGTCGACGGATCGTCGGCGGGGAACTCAGCGTGCTCGGCCAGCCGACGCGTCGGCTCCGGCAGTCGTCCCGCCGCTACACGCGCCTGACCGGGCAGATCGGCTACCTGCCGCAGGACGGGGCCGACCGGCTGCGCCCGGACCTGCTCGTCGGCGAGGCGATCGCCGAACCGATCTACGCCCGCGACCGCCGGTTCGACCGGAAGGAAGCCGGTCTCATCGTCGCGCGCCTGGTCGACGCGGTGCACCTGCCGCTCGGAGTGCTCCGGCTGAACACGTGGGAGCTGTCCAGCGGGCAGCGCCAGCGCGTCGCCCTGGCCCGGGCGCTCGTCCTCGAGCCGCAGCTGCTCGTCGCGGACGAGCCCGCCCGCGGTGTGGACGTGCTCGTCCGGCAGTCCGTCCTGGAGGCCCTGGCCGGCCTCCAGCGACACCGCCAGTTCGCCGCGATCGTCGTCTCGAGCGACCTGCGGGAGGCCCGTGCCCTCGCCGACCGGGTCGCGATCATGAGCGCCGGACGGCTGGTCGGGCTCGGCACGTTCGACGAGGTCCTCGACAACCCGCTGGACCCGTACGTCCGGACGCTCGCGGCGACGGCGTCGCGACCGGTGAAGCGGAAGCCGGCGACGGCCGGCCGCGGCGGGGTGCGCCAGGCGTGA
- a CDS encoding ABC transporter permease, translated as METEPTKPQAQRRAKGQGGGLGRYILIRFLLIFPTVFILVTLVFFLMRVVGNPITASVGGRLTPSQLQERLHAAGYDRPVIVQYIEYLGQIVRGDFGSSVTDNRPVTEIILQYGGATAELVFYALIVALVLGIPLGMLAAYLRDKWPDVLLRALAILTYATPVFFGGLLLKLVFSVWLGWLPLGDRASTRVQLILDRIDNPTGVFLIDAIRTGNGQIISDVLQHAVLPALTLGLLTAGIFLRLVRANMIGSLGSEYVDAARSRGVRESRLVRTHAFRPALVPIITVMGLQIAMLLGGSVLTETTFGWRGLGFELNQYLSARDFVAVQGIVAMLAVIVAVTNFVVDVVAALIDPRVRF; from the coding sequence ATCGAGACCGAGCCCACGAAACCCCAGGCACAGCGACGTGCCAAGGGACAGGGCGGCGGACTCGGCCGGTACATCCTCATCCGCTTCCTCCTGATCTTCCCGACCGTGTTCATCCTGGTGACACTGGTCTTCTTCCTGATGCGTGTCGTCGGGAACCCGATCACCGCCTCGGTCGGCGGACGGCTCACGCCCTCGCAGCTGCAGGAACGCCTGCACGCCGCGGGCTACGACCGCCCGGTGATCGTCCAGTACATCGAGTACCTCGGGCAGATCGTCCGCGGTGACTTCGGCTCGTCGGTCACCGACAACCGCCCGGTGACCGAGATCATCCTGCAGTACGGCGGCGCGACGGCGGAGCTGGTGTTCTACGCCCTCATCGTCGCCCTCGTGCTCGGTATCCCGCTCGGCATGCTCGCCGCGTACCTCCGCGACAAGTGGCCGGACGTGCTGCTCCGCGCCTTGGCGATCCTGACCTACGCGACGCCGGTGTTCTTCGGCGGCCTGCTGCTCAAGCTCGTCTTCTCGGTCTGGCTCGGGTGGCTGCCGCTCGGCGACCGGGCGTCGACCCGGGTCCAGCTGATCCTGGACCGGATCGACAACCCGACCGGGGTGTTCCTCATCGACGCGATCCGGACCGGCAACGGCCAGATCATCAGCGACGTCCTGCAGCACGCGGTCCTGCCGGCGCTGACGCTCGGGCTGCTGACGGCCGGCATCTTCCTGCGCCTGGTGCGCGCGAACATGATCGGCTCGCTCGGCTCCGAGTACGTCGACGCCGCGCGCTCCCGCGGTGTGCGGGAGTCCCGACTCGTCCGGACGCACGCCTTCCGACCGGCCCTGGTGCCGATCATCACGGTGATGGGTCTGCAGATCGCGATGCTCCTGGGCGGCTCGGTCCTCACCGAGACGACCTTCGGCTGGCGCGGCCTGGGCTTCGAGCTCAACCAGTACCTGTCCGCACGTGACTTCGTCGCCGTGCAGGGCATCGTCGCGATGCTGGCGGTGATCGTCGCCGTCACGAACTTCGTCGTCGACGTCGTCGCGGCGCTCATCGACCCGAGAGTGAGGTTCTGA
- a CDS encoding ABC transporter substrate-binding protein, whose product MASVSTWGKRTLALGAGAAATALVLTGCAGGTSGGSGDLNGLIIGTTDKVTSLDPAGSYDNGSFAVQNQVFPFLMNTPTGSPDVEPDIATKAEFTNPTTYKVTLKKGLEFANGNKLTSSDVKFSFERDLKIKNDNGPWSLLANLKSIDTPDATTVVFNLDHADQTWPQVLSSPAGPIVDEDVFSATKLTSADDIVKGNAFAGQYKITSYKENDLIAYEANDKYDGVLDKAKTKDVTAQYFTKETDLKLAVQKGDVDVAYRSLTPTDISSLRKDSKLQVIDGPGGEIRYVVFNFKTQPFGTGQSDADEAKALAVRQAVADVVDRDELAKEVYNDTYTPVYSMVPDGLTGAATPFKSLYGDGNGAPDVDKAKKTLKDAGVSGKIELDIQYSPDHYGSASDDEYATLKTQLENTGLFTVNIQSTVYTTYAVERTKDAYPLYQLGWFPDFSDADNYLSPFFTKDNFVQNHYDDPTIQGLIADEQEESDADKRAAIIEKAQQREAEQISTLPLLQGKSVAVAGKDVKGVTLDASFKFRYGTITK is encoded by the coding sequence ATGGCATCCGTTTCCACATGGGGCAAGCGCACCCTCGCACTCGGCGCCGGCGCCGCAGCGACCGCGCTCGTGCTCACCGGCTGCGCAGGCGGCACCAGCGGTGGCTCCGGCGACCTCAACGGCCTGATCATCGGCACGACCGACAAGGTCACCTCGCTCGACCCGGCCGGTTCCTACGACAACGGCTCGTTCGCCGTGCAGAACCAGGTCTTCCCGTTCCTCATGAACACCCCGACGGGCAGCCCGGACGTCGAGCCGGACATCGCCACGAAGGCGGAGTTCACGAACCCGACGACGTACAAGGTCACCCTGAAGAAGGGTCTCGAGTTCGCGAACGGCAACAAGCTCACCTCGAGCGACGTCAAGTTCTCGTTCGAGCGCGACCTGAAGATCAAGAACGACAACGGTCCGTGGTCGCTGCTCGCGAACCTCAAGAGCATCGACACCCCGGACGCCACGACGGTCGTCTTCAACCTCGACCACGCCGACCAGACCTGGCCGCAGGTGCTCTCGAGCCCCGCCGGCCCGATCGTCGACGAGGACGTCTTCTCGGCGACGAAGCTCACCAGCGCCGACGACATCGTCAAGGGCAACGCCTTCGCCGGCCAGTACAAGATCACCTCCTACAAGGAGAACGACCTGATCGCGTACGAGGCGAACGACAAGTACGACGGTGTCCTCGACAAGGCGAAGACCAAGGACGTCACCGCCCAGTACTTCACCAAGGAGACCGACCTCAAGCTCGCGGTCCAGAAGGGCGACGTCGACGTGGCGTACCGCTCCCTGACGCCGACGGACATCTCGTCGCTCCGCAAGGACTCGAAGCTGCAGGTCATCGACGGCCCCGGCGGCGAGATCCGCTACGTCGTCTTCAACTTCAAGACGCAGCCCTTCGGCACCGGCCAGAGCGACGCCGACGAAGCGAAGGCACTGGCCGTGCGCCAGGCCGTCGCCGACGTCGTCGACCGCGACGAGCTCGCCAAGGAGGTCTACAACGACACCTACACGCCCGTCTACTCGATGGTGCCGGACGGCCTGACCGGGGCCGCGACGCCGTTCAAGTCGCTCTACGGTGACGGCAACGGTGCGCCGGACGTCGACAAGGCCAAGAAGACGCTCAAGGACGCCGGCGTCTCGGGCAAGATCGAGCTCGACATCCAGTACTCGCCGGACCACTACGGCTCGGCGTCGGACGACGAGTACGCCACGCTCAAGACCCAGCTCGAGAACACCGGCCTGTTCACCGTGAACATCCAGTCCACGGTCTACACGACCTACGCGGTCGAGCGCACGAAGGACGCCTACCCGCTGTACCAGCTCGGGTGGTTCCCGGACTTCTCGGACGCCGACAACTACCTCTCGCCGTTCTTCACGAAGGACAACTTCGTGCAGAACCACTACGACGACCCGACCATCCAGGGTCTGATCGCCGACGAGCAGGAAGAGTCGGACGCCGACAAGCGCGCCGCCATCATCGAGAAGGCCCAGCAGCGTGAGGCCGAGCAGATCTCGACCCTCCCGCTCCTGCAGGGCAAGTCGGTCGCCGTGGCCGGCAAGGACGTCAAGGGTGTCACCCTCGACGCCTCCTTCAAGTTCCGCTACGGGACCATCACCAAGTAA
- a CDS encoding ABC transporter ATP-binding protein translates to MNGSTTGLPAGSGRTAADPVVVVDDLTVTFATDGGAVDAVKGVSLDVRPGEVLALVGESGSGKSVTARSMLRLMPETATLGGAVMLEGTDVVAVGSQKLRELRGTAGAMVFQEPSTALNPVFTVGWQIAEGLRAHGGVSKKEARAKAIDYLRRVGIPDPETRVDHYPHQFSGGQKQRVVIASALALEPSVIIADEPTTALDVTVQAEILDLLRRCRDEFGAAIVIITHNMGVVADLADRVAVMYQGEVVEEAPVEQLFAAPQADYTKRLLAAVPRLEASTGVARRALITADVEPVVSATGLEIEYPGRLGSPAFRAVKGVDLAIRPGEVLGLVGESGSGKTTIGRAIAGLTKITGGSLNVLGTEMLGYKERDFKRLRKDIGFVFQDPATSFNPLLTIAECVAEPLVVHGVASSPRAARKQVDELMEAVQLPAAYGDRYPHELSGGQRQRASLARSLALRPKLLIADEPTSALDVSVQARVLELFLELQQDFGFASLFISHDLAVVGALSDRIAVLYRGDLVETGTTAEVLGAPQHPYTQRLLASLPVPDPTEQAERRRTLERLEQAGA, encoded by the coding sequence ATGAACGGCAGCACCACGGGCCTCCCGGCCGGCTCGGGCCGCACGGCGGCCGACCCGGTCGTCGTCGTCGACGACCTCACGGTGACCTTCGCGACCGACGGCGGCGCCGTCGACGCGGTCAAGGGCGTCAGTCTCGACGTCCGCCCCGGCGAGGTGCTCGCGCTGGTCGGCGAGTCCGGCTCGGGCAAGTCGGTCACCGCGCGGAGCATGCTCCGGCTGATGCCGGAGACGGCGACGCTCGGCGGCGCGGTCATGCTCGAGGGCACCGACGTCGTCGCGGTCGGGTCGCAGAAGCTCCGCGAGCTACGCGGCACGGCCGGTGCGATGGTCTTCCAGGAGCCGTCGACGGCGCTGAACCCGGTCTTCACCGTCGGGTGGCAGATCGCCGAGGGCCTGCGTGCCCACGGTGGGGTCTCCAAGAAGGAGGCCCGCGCCAAGGCGATCGACTACCTGCGCCGCGTCGGCATCCCCGACCCGGAGACACGCGTCGACCACTACCCGCACCAGTTCTCCGGCGGGCAGAAGCAGCGCGTCGTGATCGCCAGTGCGCTCGCCCTCGAGCCGAGCGTGATCATCGCCGACGAGCCGACCACTGCCCTCGACGTGACCGTGCAGGCCGAGATCCTCGACCTGCTCCGCCGCTGCCGTGACGAGTTCGGCGCGGCGATCGTCATCATCACGCACAACATGGGCGTCGTCGCCGACCTGGCCGACCGCGTCGCCGTGATGTACCAGGGCGAGGTCGTCGAGGAAGCCCCCGTGGAGCAGCTCTTCGCCGCCCCGCAGGCCGACTACACGAAGCGCCTGCTCGCAGCCGTGCCGCGGCTCGAGGCGTCGACCGGGGTCGCCCGCCGCGCGCTCATCACCGCGGACGTCGAGCCCGTCGTGTCCGCGACGGGGCTCGAGATCGAGTACCCGGGTCGACTCGGCTCGCCAGCGTTCCGCGCGGTGAAGGGCGTCGACCTGGCGATCCGACCCGGTGAGGTCCTCGGTCTGGTGGGGGAGTCCGGCTCCGGCAAGACCACCATCGGCCGGGCCATCGCCGGGCTGACGAAGATCACCGGTGGATCGCTCAACGTGCTCGGCACCGAGATGCTCGGGTACAAGGAGCGGGACTTCAAGCGGCTGCGGAAGGACATCGGGTTCGTCTTCCAGGACCCGGCGACGTCGTTCAACCCGCTGCTGACGATCGCCGAGTGCGTCGCCGAACCGCTCGTCGTGCACGGGGTCGCCTCGTCACCCCGTGCCGCGCGCAAGCAGGTGGACGAACTCATGGAGGCCGTGCAGCTGCCCGCCGCGTACGGCGACCGGTACCCGCACGAGCTCTCCGGTGGGCAGCGCCAGCGCGCCTCGCTCGCCCGGTCACTCGCGCTCCGGCCGAAGCTGCTCATCGCGGACGAGCCGACGAGTGCGCTCGACGTGTCGGTGCAGGCCCGGGTCCTCGAGCTGTTCCTCGAACTGCAGCAGGACTTCGGGTTCGCGTCGCTGTTCATCAGCCACGACCTGGCCGTCGTCGGCGCACTGTCCGACCGGATCGCCGTGCTCTACCGCGGTGACCTGGTGGAGACCGGCACCACGGCCGAGGTCCTCGGCGCCCCGCAGCACCCGTACACACAGCGGCTGCTCGCGTCGCTGCCGGTGCCGGACCCGACCGAGCAGGCCGAGCGACGGCGTACGCTGGAGCGACTGGAGCAGGCCGGGGCCTGA
- the def gene encoding peptide deformylase → MAVLPIRITGEPVLHAPATEVTVFDDDLRTLVADMFETMDLAPGVGLAGPQVGVGQRLFVYSWTDDDEVLWRGAAVNPVLWTTPAVPASIEELDEDDESEGCLSVPGERFPLRRSEGALLRAFDEHGEPFEIEAHGWLARVFQHEYDHLDGVLYADRLVHPYAKQVQKAIRKASWGGPGQSWLPGRDHPEG, encoded by the coding sequence ATGGCCGTCCTCCCGATCCGGATCACCGGTGAACCCGTCCTGCACGCCCCCGCGACCGAGGTCACCGTCTTCGACGACGACCTGCGCACGCTCGTCGCCGACATGTTCGAGACGATGGACCTGGCGCCCGGCGTCGGGCTCGCCGGCCCGCAGGTCGGGGTCGGCCAGCGGCTGTTCGTCTACTCGTGGACGGACGACGACGAGGTGCTGTGGCGCGGTGCCGCGGTCAACCCGGTGCTGTGGACCACTCCCGCGGTGCCGGCGTCGATCGAGGAGCTCGACGAGGACGACGAGTCCGAGGGCTGCCTGTCGGTGCCGGGTGAACGCTTCCCGCTCCGACGGTCCGAGGGTGCGCTGCTGCGGGCGTTCGACGAGCACGGCGAACCGTTCGAGATCGAGGCGCACGGGTGGCTCGCCCGCGTCTTCCAGCACGAGTACGACCACCTGGACGGCGTGCTGTACGCGGACCGGCTGGTCCACCCGTACGCCAAGCAGGTCCAGAAGGCGATCCGGAAGGCCAGCTGGGGCGGGCCCGGCCAGTCCTGGCTGCCGGGACGCGACCACCCCGAGGGCTGA
- a CDS encoding glycosyltransferase, whose protein sequence is MSADATTETTDTTAATGGRRPLRVLIAADTFAPDVNGAATFTEELALGLAARGHEVHIIAPSWNRWHAGSFDEEYRGVTLTVHRLASYRWPAHEWYRFAWPWTVRKHTAPIIAALQPDVVHIQSHIVVGRGVAREAHDRGIRIIGTNHFMPENLLEYTPFGKRTTPLALKIAWADAAKTYRLAEAITTPTELAADYLRDAIAGQPVLAISCGVDATRYTPASGRPAGNDIVFVGRVAPEKNLDVMVRALPLLPASLDARFTIVGDGDMIPKLTALAKELGVEDRVRFLGFVSDEVKLRTLTEGTVFVMPSTAELQSISSLEAMASGLPVVAADSMALPHLIDGNGYLFTPGDEHDLAAKLTSVLTAPDDEYQAMRQRSLTMIEAHDINRTLSTFEALYRGEPVASAPEGR, encoded by the coding sequence GTGTCAGCAGACGCCACGACCGAGACGACCGACACCACGGCCGCCACCGGAGGGCGACGGCCGCTGCGGGTGCTCATCGCCGCCGACACCTTCGCGCCCGACGTGAACGGGGCCGCGACCTTCACCGAGGAGCTCGCGCTCGGCCTCGCCGCCCGTGGGCACGAGGTGCACATCATCGCGCCGTCGTGGAACCGGTGGCACGCCGGGTCGTTCGACGAGGAGTACCGCGGCGTGACGCTCACCGTCCACCGGCTGGCCTCGTACCGGTGGCCGGCCCACGAGTGGTACCGCTTCGCCTGGCCCTGGACGGTGCGCAAGCACACCGCACCGATCATCGCCGCGCTGCAGCCCGACGTGGTGCACATCCAGTCCCACATCGTCGTCGGTCGCGGCGTCGCCCGCGAAGCGCACGACCGGGGGATCCGGATCATCGGCACGAACCACTTCATGCCGGAGAACCTGCTCGAGTACACGCCGTTCGGCAAGCGCACGACGCCCCTCGCGTTGAAGATCGCCTGGGCGGACGCGGCCAAGACCTACCGTCTGGCCGAGGCGATCACGACCCCGACCGAGCTCGCGGCGGACTACCTGCGCGACGCCATCGCCGGGCAGCCGGTCCTGGCGATCTCGTGCGGCGTCGACGCCACCCGCTACACGCCGGCGAGCGGACGGCCGGCGGGCAACGACATCGTCTTCGTCGGCCGGGTCGCGCCGGAGAAGAACCTCGACGTCATGGTCCGGGCGCTCCCGCTGCTGCCGGCCTCGCTCGACGCCCGCTTCACCATCGTCGGCGACGGTGACATGATCCCGAAGCTGACCGCGCTCGCGAAGGAGCTCGGGGTCGAGGACCGCGTCCGCTTCCTCGGGTTCGTGTCCGACGAGGTCAAGCTCCGCACGCTGACCGAGGGCACCGTCTTCGTGATGCCCTCCACGGCGGAACTGCAGAGCATCTCGTCGCTCGAGGCGATGGCCTCCGGGCTGCCCGTCGTCGCGGCGGACTCGATGGCGCTGCCGCACCTGATCGACGGCAACGGGTACCTGTTCACCCCGGGCGACGAGCACGACCTGGCGGCGAAGCTGACCTCGGTGCTGACCGCTCCGGACGACGAGTACCAGGCGATGCGGCAGCGCAGCCTGACCATGATCGAAGCACACGACATCAACCGCACCCTCTCGACGTTCGAGGCGCTGTATCGTGGGGAGCCGGTGGCCTCGGCCCCCGAGGGGCGGTAG
- a CDS encoding ABC transporter permease: MSDIALVDRHEPLWKRLPVVVQLRRSTGWQRAMLIVGVVICAVYLLVAVFAPLLAPYGFGDQQGADGANFPRTGAPSAEHIWGTTVGGLDVFSRVVYGTRTAVLVVIVAVVVSIAIGVLLGMVSGYVGGWLDRVLVVVADAIYAFPSLLLAIVVSIVVSGGDSNYWGGITAAAISITVVYIPQYFRVVRAEAVRLKNDAFVESARVIGTNPWRIMTRHVLRNSTRSLPLILTLNASDAVLTLAGLGFLGFGIGPTQGAEWGYDLSRALSDVASGVWWTGVYPGIAIVLLVLGVTFIGESLNDISDPRLRARRRLKQLVSTRDKATDAEGAAA; encoded by the coding sequence ATGTCCGACATCGCCCTCGTCGACCGCCACGAGCCGCTGTGGAAGCGTCTCCCCGTCGTCGTCCAGCTCCGCCGGAGCACCGGATGGCAGCGCGCCATGCTCATCGTCGGTGTCGTCATCTGCGCCGTGTACCTGCTCGTCGCGGTGTTCGCCCCGCTCCTCGCGCCGTACGGCTTCGGTGACCAGCAGGGCGCCGACGGCGCGAACTTCCCGCGCACCGGCGCCCCGAGCGCCGAGCACATCTGGGGCACCACGGTCGGTGGCCTCGACGTGTTCAGCCGGGTCGTCTACGGCACGCGGACGGCTGTGCTCGTCGTCATCGTGGCGGTGGTCGTCTCGATCGCGATCGGTGTCCTGCTCGGCATGGTGTCCGGGTACGTCGGCGGCTGGCTCGACCGTGTGCTCGTGGTCGTCGCCGACGCCATCTACGCGTTCCCGTCGCTGCTGCTCGCGATCGTCGTCTCGATCGTGGTCTCCGGCGGTGACTCGAACTACTGGGGCGGCATCACGGCGGCGGCGATCTCGATCACCGTGGTCTACATCCCGCAGTACTTCCGCGTGGTCCGCGCCGAGGCCGTGCGCCTGAAGAACGACGCCTTCGTGGAGTCCGCTCGGGTCATCGGCACGAACCCGTGGCGCATCATGACGCGGCACGTGCTCCGGAACTCGACGCGGTCCCTGCCGCTGATCCTCACCCTGAACGCCAGTGACGCGGTGCTCACCCTGGCCGGCCTCGGCTTCCTCGGGTTCGGCATCGGCCCGACCCAGGGCGCCGAGTGGGGCTACGACCTCAGCCGGGCGCTGTCCGACGTCGCCAGCGGCGTCTGGTGGACCGGCGTCTACCCGGGCATCGCGATCGTGCTGCTCGTCCTCGGCGTGACGTTCATCGGTGAGAGCCTCAACGACATCTCCGACCCCCGCCTGCGTGCCCGCCGGCGGTTGAAGCAGCTGGTCTCCACGCGCGACAAGGCGACCGACGCGGAAGGGGCAGCAGCATGA
- a CDS encoding DMT family transporter yields MTPDLQIPDVVQNLTPFQALMIPVALVGAVFLSLGAQFQSRGVQRVEARLGQQSKGLSVRHVLALLGSGNWVLGTIMLGAAIVLQLVSITYAPLIVVQPLGAVALVVTTWFSSRSTGVPLGTQARRAVWTCIGGVGLFVLIAALYGRESPIGRGQLITVLVVLAVVLTLVVISFRLVAKRRNALYYIIGAGILYGFVATLAKVTLNRIVNGTFDWVTAFAIVGVVVASAVGAYFVQNAYSSGSADLVIAGLTVVDPIVAVGIGVIVLDEAAGAPVGAGIGFLVAGAIAITGVFLLAKHHPDSRR; encoded by the coding sequence GTGACCCCGGACCTGCAGATCCCCGACGTGGTGCAGAACCTGACCCCGTTCCAGGCGCTGATGATCCCCGTCGCCCTCGTCGGTGCCGTGTTCCTGTCGCTCGGCGCGCAGTTCCAGAGCCGTGGGGTCCAGCGCGTCGAAGCGCGCCTCGGCCAGCAGTCGAAGGGGCTGTCGGTCCGTCACGTGCTCGCGCTCCTCGGCAGCGGCAACTGGGTGCTCGGCACGATCATGCTCGGTGCCGCGATCGTCCTGCAGCTGGTCAGCATCACGTACGCGCCGCTCATCGTCGTGCAGCCCCTCGGTGCCGTGGCGCTGGTCGTCACGACGTGGTTCTCGTCGCGCAGCACCGGCGTGCCGCTCGGCACCCAGGCGCGTCGAGCCGTGTGGACCTGCATCGGCGGTGTGGGCCTGTTCGTCCTCATCGCCGCGCTCTACGGCCGCGAGAGTCCGATCGGTCGCGGTCAGCTCATCACCGTGCTGGTGGTCCTGGCGGTCGTCCTGACCCTCGTCGTCATCTCGTTCCGCCTGGTCGCCAAGCGCCGAAACGCCCTCTACTACATCATCGGTGCCGGCATCCTCTACGGCTTCGTCGCGACCCTGGCGAAGGTCACGCTGAACCGCATCGTCAACGGCACCTTCGACTGGGTCACCGCGTTCGCAATCGTCGGGGTCGTCGTCGCGTCCGCCGTGGGCGCGTACTTCGTGCAGAACGCCTACTCGAGCGGCTCCGCCGACCTCGTCATCGCGGGGCTCACGGTCGTCGACCCGATCGTCGCGGTGGGGATCGGCGTCATCGTCCTCGACGAGGCCGCCGGCGCACCCGTCGGTGCCGGCATCGGCTTCCTCGTCGCCGGTGCGATCGCGATCACCGGCGTCTTCCTGCTGGCCAAGCACCACCCCGACTCGCGCCGGTGA